The Vitis vinifera cultivar Pinot Noir 40024 chromosome 3, ASM3070453v1 region CCTTGACAGAAGGCCCAGAACCCACATCAAAAGTAATTGGAAATGCCCATGGTCTTCTAGTATTGTCAGGTCTAAAGGAATTGTCCCTTGCTGTGTAATTGGATTTTGGGATTACTACTGGGGAGTTTGATGGGAGTTCCATTGTGGTGGCTTCAATGTTTCCGGTGGCGGCAGACTTTGCTGAGCTTGCAGCGGTTGGTGGAAGAGAAAAGTTTAGGATGGCCAGTGGGTTTGTAGAGCTTAAAAGGTATTACTTCAATGAGACTACAGGTGAGGCCATTGGAGAGTAGTCCAGTACTCTCTTCTACTGATCAGCTCAGAtgttaatgaattgttttttaaaaatgtttcctaaaatcaccgTCATAAAACTATTATTAAGCCTTGCTTTCTTGTTAACAAACTCAGCTCcaaggaatgaaaataaaaagcttatttttatttatttatagttataACTAGATccaatttttacaaatattgttgaaatttattatataaatttacattaattCTTGAGTAATTACCTAATgttgtaataaaaataaaatttgataaaagtttcaattttttataaatttattttgaaaaatataatttttattcctacaccaaccaaacaagacaactaaatattgttaaactatcaaatttcttaaaaatttaaacttataagatttagttttatatatatcattttttttaacacccTCCCTCACACATAGTCTCATGCCCGTACATAGAGAAATACACAAGAGGAACACATGAAGTCCTGCCAAAAAGAATTTggattcataatatatatatatatatatatccaatacTTTGTTTGGTTGGAGTTCATTTATTCGATTACCTTTTCAAAAATTGCATGTTTGTAAGTCCAAAAATGGCTATTTGCAATTATTTACCTTCGGGCTTGCGCATCTTTCCACATGAGTATGGGTCCATGCTATTAAAAGAATGTCAACCAAAATCTtgcaaatttaagtttttagggAATCAATAATTTAGTAAATATAAATCATTGAAAAGGAGTAAAGaagaaataagaattaaaaaaaaaaaaaaaatcaaacatgagaacATCGTGAAagtcaattttataaaaaaattagatttcaaaataattaatatatatattaatgaattGCATAGTACCTTTGATTCTTAAAAAGAATGagggaaaatatgaaattttatacttaatattaatcatataaagattaaacaatttaagaatatataaattttaaataattttagttatatttaggttatgtttgtgttttggatttaattttaaatagaatttaaaactaaataacgtttaataatattaagcattattttatttttttaatattttatttctaagtaaaaaaaattagtatgtATGTTTTAGCATTataaaaagtcaatatttttattttttatatatattcgtttaaaaattttaaaaaataaataataagttaaaaaaaaaaaaaaaaaactctaaaccctaaaaGTAAATTACTTTTTTGCTTGTAACGGAATGGGATGTTTTCTCCCTTTAAACACTTCCTTGTTTGCATTTTAACCAAATCCATTAAAAAGACAACTCCAACTATTCCAATTCGTCTCCTGGTTTGCATCATTGCATGTTACCAAAGCCATTGAAAAGGCAACTCCAACCATTCCTCCCCTGCAAAAAAGGAGCCACTTTCCCTATTCAAAAAATGGACCAAAGGTTGTTCACCAACAGGGTTGGTACAGCTCTTGAATGCATGATGATCTTTCCGATTAGGTAACCACCCTTGAAAATCTAGGACATGTGCTACAGACAAAACCCCTATAAAACCCTCCCTCCACAGCCCTCCTTTCTGCTCTGAACTTCACAAAGAAATGGCAAAGCTAGCTCTGGCTCTGCTGCTCATCTCCATGGCCATGGCCATGCCATGGGCTCAACCCCAAGACCTCAAGTGGGCCAAGAGGCTCGACTCCGGCGGCCAACCCACCACCAATCTCCAGTTCTACTTCCACGACACACTCAGCGGCAAAACCCCAACTGCAGTTCGCGTGGCTCAGGCCTCACAAACTGACAAGTCTCCAACTCTCTTTGGAGCCTTGTTAATGGCGGACGACCCCCTCACAGAAGGACCCGACCTGAGTTCCAAACTCGTGGGTCGCGCCCAGGGGCTGTACGGGTCGGCGAGTCAGGAGGGGTTTGGTCTGATAATGGCTCTGAGTTATGGGTTCTGCGATGGAATCTACAATGGCAGCTCCATTAGCGTTCTTGGGTTGAACCAGGCTCTGAACCCGGTCCGGGAGCTGCCGGTGGTGGGCGGAACCGGGGTCTTCCGGATGGCTCGTGGATTTGCGGAGGCGAGGACTCACTGGTTTGATCCTGCCACGGGTGACGCTATCGTTGCCTACAATGTGACCGTATTTCATTATTGatgattaattattaaatttgtatttgtattaatttccatttttatgattttctatCGTGTCGGTGTGTCAAcgttatattaattattacaCTAAGTTGAATTAAAGGTTGTAagctttatgatttttattttctttccttttctcacacTTTCTTGGGATTCTTGTACACCTTTTCTAGGTCCAGGAAAAGGGTCCAAGAATAGTTGGCATGTCAAAAAGTGAACAACTTTTTGTGGGCTTTTGGTGATTGATTGGGACATATTTGTTTTTCGTGGGCTTGTGGGGTTTATGTATACCTGATTATAATTCTAGGGTTTGAGATAACTTCTAGCTTATGTGGAGAATCACAAGTTCAATACTTAGTCATTAACCAATAATTCTTTGGAATTGATTTTATTGTGTTTGGATTCCACTTAAAATCTTTCATTTGTATTTCCAACTCtttttcaaatctatttttttttattaggtgatttagtaaaatgaaagtaaata contains the following coding sequences:
- the LOC100241853 gene encoding dirigent protein 23 — protein: MAKLALALLLISMAMAMPWAQPQDLKWAKRLDSGGQPTTNLQFYFHDTLSGKTPTAVRVAQASQTDKSPTLFGALLMADDPLTEGPDLSSKLVGRAQGLYGSASQEGFGLIMALSYGFCDGIYNGSSISVLGLNQALNPVRELPVVGGTGVFRMARGFAEARTHWFDPATGDAIVAYNVTVFHY